The Schistocerca nitens isolate TAMUIC-IGC-003100 chromosome 8, iqSchNite1.1, whole genome shotgun sequence genome includes the window TACAAGTAATACACAATAATTGTCTGATACATCACATGTCGGAGTAGTTTTCCTTCAATTATTGTGACAAAGCGTGACTGAAAAGCTGCAAAAAAGTTTCACATGCAAACTTTGTGTATCAAACTATGCACGGCTTTTTTCGTGcccactgaaaaaaaaatggctctgagcactatgggacttaatatctatgggcatcagtcccatagaacttagaactacttaaacctaactaacctaaggacatcacacaacacccagccatcatgaggcagagaaaatccctgaccccgccgggaatcgaaccccggaacctgggcgcgggaagcgagaacgctaccacacgaccacgagctgcgggctgtgcCCACTGAAAAGTTTTGCTTTAATCAGATATGTCATTTCTGCATCTTTTAGTTCAAAGGTTTTAAATGTTTTGCTAATGGCTTTCGTTAACAAGTGGAAGTGAAGAACAATAGGCTACACATAATACACTAGTCAGCACTTGAGAACTGTGGGTAAAGGAAAACAGTTCACCACTTCAAATTGTTTCAAACATGACATGAACTAAAATATCTACTTTTTACAAATTACCTTTTGCCACCATTCACCACAATTCATAGAGGAACCTTCAGCGCAAATAATTCCAGGTTTTCCAGGAAGGCAAAATCCTGTGATGTTAAATTCATGAGCAAGATCCAATACTTCTCTCCTTTTTATTTTACTGTAAATGTGATGAGAATATATCCAGTACCGGGTAAACAAATCTTCATCTTCGCATATTTTCACTTGTGGTTCTGGTTTAATTGCAACGTAATAATGAGTAGCATTTTCTTGAAGCCAAGAAATTGCGGAGCAGATACAGATTTCACCTCGATCAAGATCAGCAATAAATTTGCTAAGGTCAATATTTAAACTGTGTTGCTGGTTTCTGCTGAGTTTGTCACTTCTCACAAAAATATCTGGCTCAGTAGCTGGATAATCGTGTGGGAGGTTCACACAGACTTCGAACTTGGCCTTAAAGAAAGAAACGTAACAATAAATAATATGGTTACATCCTTCTAGCTGGCTAAGAACTAACGTTTTTAAATGCGGGTACGTACCATATCTATAAATAAATTTATACTAAAATCTAAACGAGGTGGAATGATAGAACACCTTCCGTCCACAAACTCATTTATATCGGCTATAACGCTTGGGTCATCCACACAAAATTCTCCTGGATTTGAAAACATGGACTGTAACATTTCAAACTCCGACAATTGTATGCGAAGCATTTCCTCGAGGTTTCCATTGTCTACTATCTGAGTTATCTGTTCTTCCAATTCTTTAAAGTCCAAGAACTCGCTGTCATCGTAATCACAAGACATAGTTATACCGAATAAATTTCGCAAGCCGCAACTTGTAAACAAATCTGAGGTTAACGATAGGGCCACGTGGAGAGCATATATCCATTTACGGTCTCTTAATTACCTGGCAAGTACTAAACAAATAGAATGCGATAGCTTAAACCCAGTAACTGACAACACAATGTATACACTGCCACTACATTTATCAGCCGCGCGACAACATACGCCTGTCGCACTTCAACCCACGCACAACTCCTCCCAAAGCGAATAACAATATTTACACCTGCTCTGAAAGATATTCACAGGATGCAGTTGACGCCCACTCTTTCCGATAGCAAAGCAGTTAGTTTGTGGATTATGATTCGACCAGTTACCCTGCAATTCTGGGAGAGGTAATGTACTCAAGCACAGACATGTATATCTTCCAAAATACTAGCCTACAAGGTTTTCATCCAATgaacgtttcatttatttatttatcaattcaTGAGAGCTTtccccctctgacagatattgttctgcatgattcgtcCCGACGCTACTAATCGTGAAATGTTCAGTTCTAATTGCATTGTGTCCCTAAcagtaatagacgtgatgtttccacaatcccattgatggaataataataataaacttaataataataacaataataattatgcaTTGAGATACGTAGTAggctaaacagcatgcggttatcAGACTcattgttgaaaggcataattagtgggaccatggtgataacacatacaaatgatAACCGATTTTGGATATTATTCgcgaagcacgttgctagtcctactggcaaCGTAAGGCCTTAACGAAATAtgatggacctgaacgaggcagaATAATAGTTGATACTACTCTATGGGACCATTAGAGCAGGGTACAaataaaacaggtttcgcatctagtagatgaagttgtGAGAATATATTCACGCCCATCATGTGGAAGGgatttctttcaaagctgaccaatcttccatttttaCGATTGTAATacataagtgcaaatattttctagAGGACCTGTTGCAATTGCTGTtgatgattaagatgccagatactgtaccacctggactacatttaccaaataaaaaacgtaTGCCTCTAACCAGGATCGAACCATCAACCTCCTGTATGCTAACCCAACTGTATAGAATGACTAATATCTGCTGACAGAtgaagttaccatacatgtggttacagcatTTCCAGATAGTGACACTTTAACGTCCTTTTCCTGCGAGATGTACTCGctggatgaaattttgtgagagatttttttttttcgttgctggCATTCGAGAAATCGCGCTGCGAAGCCTGAGTGTGTGGATTTCGCTTCACCCCGTATAAAAACTTTTCTGGCTCCAGCAGAGTAAATCCAACCTCATTACGCCATAATTTACATGTGTGAAAAAAGGCATAGTATACAAGAAGTTGCTGTTTTGCACTAAGATGTGTTTTTCATTTCCAGTTTAGTTACAGCACACAGAATAGTTTTCTGCATAAATCAGCCCcctttctctcttctctctctctctctctctctctgtgtgtgtgtgtggtccagtTCAAACTGATGTCAAAGTGAGTACTCAGTAATTTCATAGTCTTTGCCAAGGCATTTATTACCTCTAGGGAGAATACTATACTCCCAGTTTTGGTATTGTTTAATGTTAATTCATTTGCCTTAAGCTTGAAAGATGTCTTCTCCATCATAGGTTAATTCATTCCCTCTGTAGCATATGTGACACTATGGGAAGTGATAAAAGTGATATTATTTGCGTATATTACTATTTAGAATGGTAGCAGGCTAGGCAGAACATTAAAATAGACAGTGAACAAAAACGGGCCAAGCACGATCCCAAAGGTACTCTTCTTATTAAATTATATTGGACGTGACTTAAGAGGTGTTGTTATCAAAATATTAAGTTAGGTGCTTGTTCAATATTGCCTCAAAGATTTAAAATATTATTGGAACTATAGGTATGGGTCTATAATTTTGTGGAGATCCCTTTTTATGCAAAAGTGTAATTGAAATTAGCTCGAAACAGTCAGTAAAGGCACTTTCCTGAAACATCCATTATATAAGGTAAGACAGGAGATGACATActatttctgttattttgttgtACAGTATAATGGAAAGGtcataacagccttcagtttgCGAGTTAATGTATTTTGTTACTTCATCTACTATACCGTTAGGGGAAACAGATTTCCATTCAAAATCATTATTATTGTGGTGGCTGACTTCAGATTCTGCTCCCAGTGAGATTGTTAAGGCTGTTACACTGTTATTATTGGCTACTGTCTCATCATGTACAGTATATTTCCCTGAATAGACAATGCATTTCACTAATCGTAGAAAGAAATATCATAGACTTGTAACTTGTATTAACCATTTGAATGTGATGTTACAACATTCTTATGAAGAAACTTGAATGAAATGAAACTGAAGACACAATTAGAAAATGATAATGTATAACACAAAACACAGAAGTCAggcagtttcatttatttattcacacgTAAATCCATTCCTGAAGGACAGACATCAGTGATGCAGAACGAGTTAATTATAGATTAATAAACTGATGTAGCAGCTGTAGACCACTTTTGTCAAGTAAACCAGCAACAAATTGCGACTTGTGCTAATTTAGTGAAACTGATAATTACAAGAAATGCTTGTAAAATACTATATGAGAACTGCAGCTGGTTTCAGAAAAGACACTGATGCCCCTCTTACACTACTGAGCGGTTGTTTTTCAATAACActtcaaatgaaatatttacatagtttttCACAGGGCAACATCAACTGTTTACAGTATACCAGAGTCAACGCCTTTTAATTTAGTGTTCAAATACAAGCGAAATTTAAATCCCTATGACCAAGTTATAGGAGAACTTATAAGGCATGCTTTTAAGCTGTTTCTTGACCTATGTTTATGAATAACTTGGATACCTTTTCTTGCGAGAATATAAAATTCCATTCAGAACCCTTGATAAGAAAGCATAGACTATATGAATATCAGTTTTTGTTGCTGAATTGTAAGTTGTCAACTTTACACTTTTTTCCTTATTAAGTATGTTATAGAACAAATCCTCTTTTGGCCTTATCTCCATTCCTCACAAGAATACAATGTGGGACAGTATCGAGTGAAAGTATTCTAACAATCCTGTATGTGAGTCGACAGAAGGAGAGACATTTTTAAGCATAAAAATCAGACAGAACTAAGCTTTGTGGTGCTATTGTACCTCAGTTTATTATCGTTCTGGATTCATaggaatttcataaatagatcctTTCTCTGTAGGTGAGTACTGATCTCTGCttctggaatctgcagcaatttttatttctttgttgggATCAATGTATTTAGAACTGATCAACTTAATACTGATTGATTCGAAGCCAAAGGATTACACTTGACTGAAAACTCTTTATTCAATGAGAGTAGGAGGCTAGCTGAACTGTAACCCAGAGCGACATTGCAGAATATAAAAAACAAGGAACATAAAAACACAGGAATAAACATTGCACATGGAGAAGGCACAAGCACACGCGAAAAATAAAAAACCGACGTCCCTATCGACCGGGCGTGGAATTCTTTTAACAACCGCAGTTCACTTACTACACATGAAAACACAGCGCCTCTGGCGCCTGGCGTGGAACTACCTTGACAGCTACGATTAAGCTGTTACACCACAtgacactccacacacacacacattcacacacacacacacacacacacacacttcacttcCCTGTACTAACACATAACTGCTGTCATTTCAGACGTTATGTCAGCCCTCTCAGCGGAAGTTGAGCGTCGGTATCTAGGAAATGGGCAGGGAAGTGGACTTGCGTCTGGAGCAGGTCGTCCACGTCGCTCGATGTTCTGTGGGCggctgcggcggtggcggcgcTTGCGGCTGGGCGTCTAGTTCATG containing:
- the LOC126198613 gene encoding RWD domain-containing protein 2A-like → MSCDYDDSEFLDFKELEEQITQIVDNGNLEEMLRIQLSEFEMLQSMFSNPGEFCVDDPSVIADINEFVDGRCSIIPPRLDFSINLFIDMAKFEVCVNLPHDYPATEPDIFVRSDKLSRNQQHSLNIDLSKFIADLDRGEICICSAISWLQENATHYYVAIKPEPQVKICEDEDLFTRYWIYSHHIYSKIKRREVLDLAHEFNITGFCLPGKPGIICAEGSSMNCGEWWQKVKSMNWKKIMCKKKETFKLNGGEMDELRKFPSFREISFESGKGKSQEHHMDMGEFYRYLAEHNCSYVFKDYFGVDGK